ttgccgttttcagacatgagttCCGGAGAATGTCTGCACCATTGGGTCCGGAGGttacctttcacacatgaacaacgcagcaggagaatcTCTGGTCAACGCATCCAAAAAACAAGAAACTACAGGAGCCTTCAGCTGAgggggggtgcagcaggcagaggccgGACGTATGAATTCTGCTGCACagatcacgtgtttttgttCACAGCGCATCGGGACTCGGTcattatcaccaaaagctctcttgacatctgtGTCTGAAACTCCGGAGAAAGCCTCTCgcatttcaattcaattcacttttatttgtacagcaccaAAATCATATTATAACGTTATCtccaggcactttacatagaaggtcgAGACCCTATTAATTATTGACAAACCCAATAGTTCCCAGAATGGGcagcactttggcgactgtTGAGAGAAAAAACTTCCTCATCCACTGGAAGaaagcagaaccagactcaatttaggtctaaagaaaacaaaaataacgTATTCTACGAACATCCCACACCCTATCAGTAAGAAACTGTTCACTGAAACAGCTTCAGTTACCATGAGGGCGTGGTGCCACATTTACCAAGAGGCCAGATAAcctttttttcactttgcttGACATTCAATGAGCACAACACATTCAAGGGAATGCCCATCAAAATCCATAATATAATATCACACACGCCTCCAGTGGACGGTAAGTGTGTCACTATCATCTACACTCAGTATTCACTGAATTATTAAACTGATTTGCCATAATAAATATGTCAGCATCCCCTTAAATTATCTTGTGATGAAAAGCTTAAGCATGTGATGAATCTCCTATTTAGATAGGAGCAACCTAAATTCAAATGTAATGcatcacaaacaaaaaataacacagTGCAGTTAGATAACCAGATTTATATTTAGAGACACTTTTCACAGAATGAGACCAGTCTGGTTAGAGAACAATTTGCCAGGCAGCTGTTCAGTAATACATGTTGTGGTGTTACTATTAAATATAACACAAGATACTGCAtgtaaaaaactgtcctttacATAAAGTAGCATTTAGTGTGAATTTGTTCGGACACAGAGccataaccagaggaaacaaaaaacagtTTCAACTGTTTGGGTTTCATGAAGCAAACCATTGTCTGACTGTCCTCAAAAAAGCGATACAAAGCATTCACTGATCTGAGGCCACTTCCTCTTGGATAAATTATCTTCATTTGTTTACAATATCAGATAACTAAGAATTTCAGAACTAATAAAAGACATAGCAGAAACTACTTAACTCTTAGAGTGGATTCAGTTTAGGAGATGTACCTTTATCTCATGGAATGTCTGTATCACATGTGATGTAGTTTACATATGTATTTGTTGCTTTAGATTGTATTGTAGACAATATGTGTAATTTCAATCAGCCGTATCTAATATCCATTTTTTTGagttattattgtatttattctaCATTAGATAGCTTTTATACCTACttagaaaaaaacatattaaatttTAAATTACAACCCCACCTCCCAAAGTTGAGACGGtgtggaaaatgaaaatgaaaagacagcAGTGATTTCTAAATTTATTTTGACTTGTGTTTCATTGCAGACAGtaggaacattttattttgtctggTCGACTtcattttaattgtaaatagATATCCATTCCTGCCATTCAGGCCTACAACACATTCCAAAGAAATTGGGACAGGGTCAATTTAGGGTTGGCAATGAGGTAGAATGGTTAAAAAATGAAGTGATTTGAAATAGGTGATGTCAACAGGTGATTGTAATCATGATTTGGTACAGAAGAAGCATCCAGGAAAGGCCGAGGTCTGTAGGAGCAAAGATGGGCGGAGGATCTGCAGTTTGCCAActattgaaatgtttaaaaacattgtttctCAAAGAAGGATAGGAAGGGATTCGGATATTTCATCCTCTACGGTGCATAACATCATTAAAAGACTCAAGGAATCTGGGGGAATTTCAGGGAATAAAGAGCAAGGGCTCAAGCCTAAGCTGACTAACTGTGCTCTTCGATCCCTCAGACAACAGTGCATCAGGAACCGTTCTTTATCTAAAAGCAATATAACATTATTGGCTAATTATGTGTCGGGAAAAGGAATTGCAAGATCATAAAGTGGTAAAGGATTTACAgtcccaaatttttttttaaatatgttccaAGAATCAAAATTGAAATATGTGTTTATTTGGAAAAAACAATAGAATTCATCAGGTCAAACGTCAAATAATgggcttttgtattgtttttattggaataaaggtcaaaggtcatttaTAAATCACTGTTCTCATTTTTAATTGTAAGTGTAACATACCGTCCCTACTTTTTCTGATATTGGGCTTTACATTTGTGAGCTAGATATCTCCATAAAAATAAAGGGGATGTGTTGCAATGTATTggtatttttaataatttattttaatcatgGATTATTTGCTTATTTTTACAGGGTGTAGAGAAAAAGCATGGACATTTTTGAGCAGTTAGTTTGGATGTATAATATGTCTAATACATATGAAATGATATTTGTAATTATATGAGGTAtgccatttatattttatttcaggtTGTTAGAACTGGCTACAGGGACAACAGATGCAAGTTAGCTTCTTCCGCTAACTCTGGCtcatttactgtattttatCTGTTGATTAATGAGAAGTATCCCCACtaagtaaataaacaaattataaataatatgcCATAAAGCGATAAATTGGACAGTCAACCTTGGCAGAGATATCTCAAGTTCCCTTCTAGTTCTTGTGTGATTTACTTTACTGAATTTAAGCAAATAGAcgagaaaagaagaaaggtaTTCCAAACTAGCTGCACATTCAGACTGAATGAATGGATCAATTATGTGTGTTAACCTCAAGTATAAAGCAGAAGCCTCCCCCTGTCTGGCTGTTATCCCTCTGCTCATGAAAAGTGTCGACATAACAAAGGGTTTATCTGCAATACAGTCTCCCAAATCGTGTGTGTTTACCCTAAGTCACAGCTCGTGATGTGCCTTTGATGTAATGCGCAGTTTGCAAATAGCGGCGGAAGGGTTGAATCAGTGCGAAGGTCTTAACCCTGGGAATACATGAGTCATAGTGAACCATAACACAGGGATGCATTGACATGTTGTGCAATTAAGGTTGGTGTTGAGATCACAGACTTTGCCGCAAGGAAAATACtttcttttaaatcatttttaatcaTCTGGGAAATGTCACAGTGGGATGAGACATGAATAACGTCGGGGAGATGCaattaaaaacagaacaatGTGAAAGGACAGTGTGTGAGCCGGGGCCGGGCCTCTGCTCACCACAGCACGGTGAAATACCACACAACGTGGAGAGTTGCAGCGGCCGTGGTTTTCTACACAACTTATGAGAAAAGCTAACTGCAAAGTGTCTGCTGATAGCACTGGGTATAACCGAGGGGAGGTATGACAGTAAGTGGCACACCTGTCATCGcgctaaatgtatttattttacataatgttgctctgaagaggaggaaataaaCCACCAAGATTAACGTTGACCAATCCACGTGCTTAAAAGGTAATTATCGTTGGCTTTTTCTGCATCCACCAGGTTTCTTATCGATGTGGAGATGACAGGGGACGAGTGGTCAGAAGAAACCTAGCTCCTGATCAAGAACTTCTACATCCTTTAATACTCTTAattctgtgtgtgagaaaaccTTAAGCAATTGGAACACAAGAGATTAAGATGTTTTCAAGTCGTCATTCTGTCTCTGGCATTGGGATAAGATCTCAGTCTCCATTCTCAAGAACATAATAACAATCTTAACATGACTTGTAGTGACCCACACTTGTTATCCACTCCCTCCCATGTGGTAGAACTAGTGCAGTGTCGAAAGGCTAGAAATGAACTGTTTGCTTGACCTGTGGAAATGCgtgttgcagcttttctttctgaaactgtataTGTGACCTGCAGTAGTTGAACCGAGGCAAAGACCCAGCTGCACCACCCACAGGGCGCCGGCTGCCTGTTTGCCCAAagtttattcatattgaatGTAGCGCGCGCCAACACCAAAGTCAACTCTGCTCCTCCTTCCGCCCTCAAAACTACATATGCAAAGTGTGACGCCATTTAGTTCAACGGTTCTTTGGATATGcaagccacagacagacagacagagacttcTTCTGTAATAAGAAGATAGATTAGCAGTTAGAAACTTAAATACTAAGatgttttgattgattgattgattgatatttatttaagcctcggaaaacacattgaggaataagacccccatttacaatggtgccgagggtacaatgaagagttaatacattgaaagaaagaaaaaactaaaaaaataataagaaaaaaacaaaaaaaataagatgCAATAGAAGTTTCTATTGTACTTGACCAAGAATCTTCTTCTCTGTCGACAGATCTATGTTGATATAAAAACGTGTATTAAAGTGAGGACAACCGAGGCTCCACAGCCGACATCAATTAGAAATTCAGCCATCTGTCATCAAACGCTTTTCGTGTTCTGCCGCTGCAGATTCTGCATTTTAAACTAGATTTAGCAGAAACGGAAGCAATCGGAATGATTGGAATTTTGTAAACCTCTGAAGTGCCAGACATTGTAATCGTTCAGCAGTAAAAAGgacaaacaataaaaccattcaaaacatgtaataaaaggGGGATTTCAACCGAACAGTGAGCAGGAGGTGATTTCATGCACTGGGCATCAGAGCAGGTATTCCCCTTCTCAGCTCTGGAGGATTGTGGTGTGGGTGGAGCGTAGGCGTCAGTATGCAAAGTCCAATTTGGCAaagatttcattcattcattctcagAAGACATATGCTGTAACATTAAAATACCGAGAAACCAAGTGCAATACTGAGGAATGCAACTCTGAGGAGGTTCAGTGAGAAAGACCTCACAACAGATTACAATAATGCCCTATTGACCACTTTCCTCCAAACTAAGCTTCTAAATTTagcaaagaagaggaggactTTCTTCCTGTAGCATTTCTTCTGACCAAAAGAGCGTTCCAAATGCACTGATGTCATGAAGTCGAGCCCCACAAAGAGAAACCGCTGCGGCAGACATGTTTGATGATGGCCTCAGCTGTTATTAAAAGCCAGCTTTAATTGTCCCCTTCAAAGTCCCTCTGATGCTGTGTAGAAATCTAACCTGTTTACTCTGTCATACTTTGAACAGAACATGAAAGGCATAAAGCCATAATGTCTGCCATcccggacacacaaacacagagaaacgcacacgcaggcacacacatgcacgcgcacacagGGGACTTCCAAACCAACACACCTCCACCCACACGCCGTCGCTGCAGGCTGCGAGGCCACAGGCGAGCACACATTCCACACTTGTCCTCTCACCTTTACACAGATAAACTAAGAATTAAGATTCTTgaaacacacaccaccacacTGTGACCTCAGCACACTGTATGATCGAacgctcctccagctgcagctgcatgGAGAAACTCATTCTCACATCAACTTGGTATTTAATATGGACTATATATGACACAGCTCTAGCTCcatcttggggggggggggggggggggggggcaattgtttttttttaaagacctgACAGTCAGAAGATTGGCTCCAGCCGATCGTGACTCTCAAAGGGTTCTGCAACTCTTAAAGGATTCACAGTATAGccaatggatggattgatggataaCTCCTACCTAAATTATcttatattaatacatttaattaactACATTTCACTGTATATTAGTACGATTGTGAAAGCAAATCCTTTACCTGTTACAAGGTATTTGTAAATAGTGGGATGCCCTTCTATTTACTTTTGTAAAGGAGCCAATTTCTGATTCCACCTGAGGtcaaatctaaatataaaaaagggCCTTCAGGAGTTTAACATCTTTTTGGCTGTAATTTTTCTGATAGATTTGAAGAAGTCTTTTCCAGGGAGTGGTCAGtgctttttccatttttttaatcacagagcTTTTATAAAGGTTGACATATATtgttttatctttgtgtgtAACTCTTGTTTTGattgcttttcttttcattccctTTCTTCTACATCTCTTAAGCCCAGTATATGTTAAAGGAAGTGCAGTATAAATAaaacttattataataatgacaatTTGGTTAAGAAATCTTTCTTCTCATTCACATTAGCTGGGTGGCCAATTCCATCCTCGTAAGCTTTTCTAAATTTGGTCAGGGTTCCGTGTCAACCTGAAATCAGCATCACTCAACACAACTCATAATGAGACTGATATAAGGAACTGCTCATCTGCCCACAGCCATTCTGAATCAGCAACATCGaacatttcatatttctttcCGTCTACTTACAGGACGTGTGTGTATCATAGAAACTGTCCAGTTTCGAGCTGTGATTAGCGCACtttgaaatgataaaaagagagagagggggggtgaaaAGTAAGATCTTGCTATGAATCGAATTCAAAATACTAAACTTTTCAACGTTCATCCTCGGGTCAGTGACATCCCTGATTGAATCTGACGGGGAACGTGTTGCATCCAATACCGACGCAGCTAGCAACCATTATTCCGTCTCTCCTCACCTAacgcacacatacattcatttatttactgaTCGATTATCGGTTACACTCCCAACAGAGGCCTCGcattctgtgtttctctttcacCATTCACAGCAGCGGTGAAGGTTGCTAAACAAAACATACAACACAATAATGGCACATGTATCCAAACGTGAGTTAGTAGAAAATATTGCCCTGGTATTTCAAATATAGCTCCAAAtaatgacttagtatctcaaaATAACCACTGAGTATCTGAAAACATGACTTGGCATAAAATATTATCTCTGTATCTCAAAGTAAAGAGTTagtaactgaaaataaaaataaaaagaatatgtcAAAATAACGACTTGGTGTGCCAGAATATGAGTAAGTACAAAATAATGACTTGGTATCTTATTTCAACTTTTAAATCTCatgattgtttatttgttatcgATCTTTTTTCACTGACGTAAATGGGCTTCCGCAGATTCCCAGTGAGGCGCAGTGAATAAACAAGGTGGGAACTAAAAGCTGGAAGCTGTCGGACATTGCTCGGACTTTTATGCCTCCGTTATCTCTGTCACACCGGAGGAGCGCGTGCATGACGccgagcagagggaggaagacgcGCGGATCGGGCtgtcagagaggagagctggagcAGCGGCGCATGCGCACCATCGAGGCCATGCAGCCGGAGTACGTCACCCATTCAAAACAGAGGCAAGCCCGGACACACACCGAGCGAGAGACCGCTCTGCACGACCGATCCTCCCGCCTCAGACATCAGCTGAGGTCCGCTGacccgaacacacacacccccccacctCCGGCTCGCTCCCGTGTGTCTCCTATGTTAGCATTAGCTGCTGCTTCTTTCCTAAGTGAGCATCACGCTACCTGCCCGGGCGACTCCTCCACGATCCTCCACGATCCTCCACGGAGCTCCCCGCTGCTCCCTGCTGCTCACTCCGGGACATCGCGATGGTTTTCGAGGATGAGCTGAGCACCGCCGCGGCCAACGGACGCACCGCGGATGTGGAGCGTCTCCTCCAGGCGGGGGCGGACGTTAACGGCCTGAACCGATTCGGACGGAGGGCTCTGCAGGTCGGTTTCATCAAGATGCGCGTCATCGGCCGGGGGAAAAGTTCAGTTTGACGCCTAAATGCGTCTCGTGTTGACATCAAATGGCGACAGAAGAACGGGGGAAGTGGAGTTATggttatttattatattgttcTTTTACTTATTTGGTGAAGAAGCAACGCATGAGAGCCAGACGCAGTTCCCCGTGAGTCTTGGGGCCTGCTTGGTCACACTCAGGCAGTTTTAGCATTTTCTGAAAACTCACTTCGAAGCTAAATTAAACACAAGTGCACATTTTATGGATTCTTTAAGATTCTTGCACGAGTTACTAAAGTCATTGAATGCTGTGACTTTGGATCACTATTTATTTCGCACTGCGTTGTTTTGGATGAGGCCCACATGTGAGGAGGAGCGGCCTTATCATGGAGAAGCATAGTCACGTTAAAACTAGAAAGTAATGTTATTATGATAAACTTCCATTTGCTCGTAAGTGACATTAATCCGCAAAACAGTAGATCACTCAACCGGGTGTTGATTTTAGCTTTCTTtacttctttctgtcttttcttgccatctttctttctttctctctctctttctttctttctttctttctttctttcttaaacAGCAGCACATAAACAGCATTAGAGCTTCTGCTGAAAACCAGTTCGGACAATAATGTATAATACTGaacgtttttttgtttcttttttgacatttgtattataaataataatgaaaaaaagggTTAACCCATCTAAAAAATCTGATAGACTATTTGTATCTTGCGCAATCAAGCTTTATTGTACGGAGGGGGATATCAACTGTTTAACTTTCAATTTAAATCAGTGGAATGAAATATAATTTACTAGTAAGATGGAAGAAAACGAAACTAAAGTTGTAACGAGGCCTAGAAAAGGCCTGTGGCGCAGGAGCCACATCATTTGGAAGTAGAATGTGATGCTGGCCTTTGAATATGTTATGAGGATTGCAGCCGCTCAAgtggatatacacacacacacactcacatctccTATAACATATAATAGTCAGGAGGAAGTTCAATGTAGTTAATGGCTGACAATGTTTTCTCATACTGGTTTTGTGCCTCATGCAGTTTTTTCATCGGGAGCGTCAGTTCTGAATAGTAATGTCTTGTACTTTGTACTTTAAATCCTCAAATAGCCTTTGAAAATAACGGGGAGACACAATAGTAAAATTAGTTATTGTCtcagtgtgtttttataaaattgCAAACAGATCAATGCATCCATTTTTTGTACTTTCTGCTTTTATAATGCTTTTACATGTTTTCCATGTGTGCAGGATGATCCCATTAATTACATGTGGATCTGCCTAAATCTGTACATCTGTGTTAttgaaggtgatgatgatggggaGCGAGGCGGTGGCTCAGCTCCTACTCAGTCACGGAGCGGAACCCAACGTGGCGGACAGCAGCACCGGGACCACGCCGCTGCATGACGCGGCCAGGACGGGCTACTTGGGCACCGTGCGGCTGCTGGTGGAGCACCAGGCTGACCCAGAGGCCCGGGACAACGAACAACGTCGGGCCGTGGACTTGGCCGAGGAGTACGGCAACAAGGACGTGGTTGCCTTCCTAGAGGATCTGTGAAACCCACCGTGCTGCGGGCCGTTGTGAACCGGGAGGCAGAGCTCCGAGAGGCGGGCCCCGCTGCGGAGGCCTGCACCCTATAACAGCCTCGAACCGCTCAGTGACTGCTGTGAGAtccgtttttatttatttcatttgaacAAGATGCTTCACTTCTAACGAAATCAGGGTCATCGACAGGCACAGCGTCGCTAGCGTGCTGCAATAAGAATCTAAATGCTGTCacacctgtttttatttattgtttagctTCAGTTGTGTCATTGAAATACTCCAATAAGTGTATACGCAATCCAGTTGAGTGTTTTACTGTAATATTTGTATAGTATAATATTTTTAATGTATGCTTGTGTTTGATTTTTCTCATACTTCCAATAAGCACACTGCATTTTGAAAAGTTTGCCATGACAGACATTTAACCAAAAGCACAAACAAGCATTGGAAAAAtgtttgcacatttgaacattaGTGTCTTTACTGTGATAAACTATCCTGTGAGAATTATCCCTAGAGTCCAATTTCCTCTTCGTAAACATGATCAACAGATCTGGGATATGCACTTTAATAAAAGTCCCTTAGGACATTTACTCTAAGGtaccaaaaaaactaaaaaaaaaaatcaatctatgattatttatatttgaaatttgttaCAAGTTTGAAAACCTAAAATGTTAATGCACTTTTGAGCCCCTGTCAGGAAATTGAAATATTTTGAATTAGGTAACTTTTCTTTGTATTTGCAGCTacagctttttttatatatatatatttatgatcgGATACAGGAAACTGCTTCATATAACCACTGCATGAATTCTAATTATGGCTCATTATCATGTTCTTACTGCCGCTCTGGATTTCACTGTTAGACACACTGATCAGATCAAGGCTAACGGAACATTCATTTATCGGCACTGAAAATGTTCAGGAGGCTAGAATAGACACTATTTGACAGAAAACTGTTAATTTGTCAGAAGCTACAAATATTTTTGTGTAACATTTAAATGCTTTTTCTAATTAAAGGGAATCAGGTTTAATCTGCACTTCAGATAAGTTGCAATGTGAGTTTGTAATGTGTGTGAAATAAGTCACAATAATCGTCTACCCTTTTCTCAAATTAAACATTAGCTTATAGTTAAATTTCATCCTCTATAGTTAGTGCACTCAAAATTAGATTTAACCCCAAACCCACGACActtctgttttgtcttttttggaaTTACCTGTTAGTCCAACAAATGTCAAGCTAAGAATATGACGAAACAATAACGGCTAAATTTCTGTCCGGCAAACATTCCTACTTTGATAAGAAACTCCAATCTGAATGGAAAAATCCAGAAGACATCACTACACCAATACTTTATCCTTTACACTTCctctatttattattttttaactcGAATTCAAATTGTAAATACTTCGAAATGCATTCTTGCACAGGCTCACATTTCACTGCACGTATTCTGAAAACGTCAAAACGTGACCTCAGCTCTTTGAAGTCAAAATCTCTTGGACCCATTTCTGCTGAAACTAAGTTCATAACGTTGAGACAAGGCAACGAAGAGGAAATGCAATGAGACTATTTTTAGATACTCTGCATAGTGACAAGATTCAGTTGCAGCAaatgaagatgagaaaaaaaaggacatgagTGGCGCTAAAGGCCCAGCACTCCTACAAAAATCCCATTATCATTAGTTGATGATGAATCCTACAGTGTATTGAACATTTTATGCTCAAAAGTGCATCTCTCCTGTGTCTATAAATGCAGGGAATCGATCAGATGTAGAAATAAAGTGCTGTAAAAGCATTCTGATTATCTGATTCATGTCAAGCATGCAACAGTGATgtagaacaaatacaaataagagTATTCCACCAAATATAAAACTATTCCCCAGTAAGCAAAGACAAATATTCCCAAGAACAAGAATTTATTCAAACTGTTTTGCTGAAGTGTTTGCAGGtatttcaaacttttttaaTTGTGTAATATGACGAAGGCAGTAACTAAATATACATGTGCTAAATGAcagactttttttattaaatcctgcATTAACAGCAATAAAGACACCAATGGTTTACTGGCAACAAATGTATAAATTCCAAATTCTTACAGACAACAAAATAGAAATCCACAAAAAATTCAAATCTAGCATAGTTGTAAGATTTAAAATTGTTTCTTGGtctttttaagtgttttgtAAACATGTGATTAGACTGAAGTGTTCCAGAGAAGGTGTGGCGTGTCGGTCCGAGAGAAGAGGGACTTTTTTTATGCATCTTGAgtcatgaaaaaagaaaaacactgaaactcCAGCTGCAGACACAGCACATGCATTATTTATGTGAGGCACTTTCTCGTGATTCACTGATGACAAATCCGCCGGCAGAGTCGAGTCTGTTGTCCGTGTGGGAGTCGGTGCAGGTGGTGTCTCGGGTCCCTTTTCTACTGAATTGTTTTCTACACCCTTAGTGCTTTGGCAACATAACCGAAGATTGTGCCATGGACTGCAACAGAAAgaacaaaacagttttttcccccaaatGTATTACTCATGTAAAACGTTTAGATCATGTTAGTTCattggagagaaaaacaaacaaacctgattataaaatatttgtcttgagttgaaataaaaaaaacgtctgTGCCTGTTGTCATTAATAAAACTCCAGTACAACAAAAAAGGTAAAAGGTTCTCTAAGTTTTCAAAGTGTAGCTGTCTGCAATAAACAAAGACAACTTCTGAGGAGAAATGTCACTACTTACCTCACTGGGACCTCAATGCACTTCAGGCATGTTTAAAGCTACTGTTACTCCACCAAGAAGACTGTTTTTTGCCCCTGtccatttagtttgttttcatttcaggatGGGGTGTgtggaatatttttttttgtgggatAGGGTGTTTTTGGAAGTTTTCATCAATGCCCCAAGGAATAAATTtaatgaatagaaaaaaaatcttaagGGGACTTGGTGGGGGTGTGTGCTTTACTTTACTGCCATTCTAGTTACAAATGGGTCTTAAGGATGCacccagtaaaaaaaaatcactcatcACGTTAGTCATGTGGTATCACCTTTAAGCATGAaagtatgatatatatataacctaTAACCTGAGCCTGAATATATAACCTGATAAATTCAGGTTCAGGAGGTGTAGCGGGTAGATGGTTCGATCCCTGACTCCTGCAGTCTGTATGATGAAgcaccccgccccccccccccaaattccTCCTGATGGCATCAGTTAAtgcatttgattttatttaaactgGCACTTAGAAGTCTTTCTTAGAACAAAAATTGTAATCACCTTTATAAATCGGTTGTGTTTTGAAAAGAGATCAGCTCCTGACAGTTTGATGAGACTGACGGAAGATAATCAGACCCGTTTTCACAACTACTCACAACACTTGATGGAAATGAGTCATCAGAAAGTTGACGACTTACTTTCAAGGTCTTCATTGTCTGAGACCAGTCCAGCTGACTAATCTGCGGTATTGCAGTAAGCAGGATACTGCTGGCTTTGTTGGCGTTCTCCTTCATCGTCTTCATTACATTGTCTACACAGACCTGAGATAAAGGAAGAGAAATATCCGGCTGCGATTAAAAAACACGAAGCAATTTTCACTTCCTTGTGTCACAGTCGATCTTTTATTTCCCAATAATTCATCAGCTTATACACGTTTGAGCTGTGAATAACATTGCAGGATTTAAAAAGTCTCTTATTAGTTATTCATGATGTGAAGAAATAATCCTGTGAAataaaagctgctgctgtgatcaCACTATCAGATGTTTTTTATATTCTGCAGACAGTAATCCTCTCAATTACACTCAAGGATAAAGTTTGTGAAAGTGatactgtataagttgtatATATGTGTTGTGATCAAGAAAttctaataaaaatataaaaaccaaCAATGTGTTAGTCTTTGGCTTCTTTCTGAATTCCCAAGCTTGACAATCAATCACAATCCTACTGGGTACCTCAGACGTAAGTCCTTGAAAATAGCTTGATGATGAGTTCATTAAAATCACTAGAATTACCACATTGCTCTTGCACCTGCAAACCAGagcagtttcagtctacatacaTTTATCCTCCAGACTCATGAGGTaaacgtgacctttgacctctgaattCTAAACAGGTCATCCGTGAGTCCAAATGAACAAACGTATAATGAATGTGAAGAAATTTCCTCAGGGCATTCACTAGAATGGAACGACAGAGACAGACCGAACACATAATGCCTCCGGCCACTGGTGTGTGGGCATAACAagctaaaaacaaaca
This is a stretch of genomic DNA from Pleuronectes platessa chromosome 3, fPlePla1.1, whole genome shotgun sequence. It encodes these proteins:
- the cdkn2a/b gene encoding cyclin-dependent kinase 4 inhibitor B, whose amino-acid sequence is MVFEDELSTAAANGRTADVERLLQAGADVNGLNRFGRRALQVMMMGSEAVAQLLLSHGAEPNVADSSTGTTPLHDAARTGYLGTVRLLVEHQADPEARDNEQRRAVDLAEEYGNKDVVAFLEDL